The Christiangramia flava JLT2011 genome has a segment encoding these proteins:
- a CDS encoding alpha-amylase translates to MNKPKHLLILLFIVLLSACQKEELKTPSESELANLPESKVSKSQPGKAAVGSKVMMQAFYWDVPAGGNWWNTVKAKLPAWSSAGIDAIWLPPASKAQNGAFSMGYDPFDYFDFGNYNQMGSTETRFGSKSELQSLISIAHANNLSVIADIVINHNSGGASENNPYTGGSTYTDYDPASGMFYRSATDFHPNDYHSNDSGAFGGFPDLCHDKTYVQDWLWNKSNSVAKYYKNTMGFDGWRFDYVKGFSPWVVNSWISEVGGFAVGEYWDGNAATLEWWVNNSGASAFDFACYYRMRDAFEGNDLTKLQEDMLWKRSPMRAVTFVANHDTDEIYNGKMLAYAYIMTHEGYPTVFYQDYEEWLDKDKLNNLIWIHNNKAGGSTSILHADNDEYIAKRNGAPGLIVYINNSSSRQERWVSTNWYGQVIKDYTGNSGWEPITQGDGWVKLEVPAKSYTIWSTK, encoded by the coding sequence ATGAATAAACCTAAACACCTTTTAATCCTTTTGTTTATTGTACTGCTTAGTGCTTGCCAAAAGGAAGAATTAAAAACACCTTCTGAGTCTGAACTCGCCAATTTGCCCGAGTCCAAAGTTTCAAAAAGCCAGCCTGGGAAAGCCGCGGTTGGATCAAAAGTGATGATGCAGGCCTTTTACTGGGATGTTCCTGCCGGTGGGAACTGGTGGAACACTGTAAAGGCCAAATTACCTGCCTGGAGTAGTGCCGGTATTGATGCGATCTGGCTGCCTCCTGCTTCAAAGGCACAAAATGGTGCTTTCTCTATGGGGTATGATCCTTTTGATTATTTCGATTTTGGAAATTATAATCAAATGGGTTCAACGGAGACCCGGTTTGGATCCAAATCGGAGCTACAATCGCTTATAAGCATTGCTCATGCTAATAACCTAAGTGTGATTGCAGATATTGTGATCAATCATAATAGTGGAGGAGCTTCTGAAAATAATCCTTACACCGGCGGAAGCACGTATACCGATTATGATCCGGCTTCCGGTATGTTCTATCGCTCTGCTACTGATTTTCATCCAAATGACTATCACAGCAATGATTCAGGAGCATTTGGCGGATTTCCCGATTTGTGTCATGATAAAACCTACGTTCAGGACTGGCTGTGGAATAAGTCAAATTCCGTAGCCAAATATTATAAGAATACTATGGGATTTGATGGCTGGCGCTTTGATTATGTCAAAGGGTTTTCACCGTGGGTGGTTAATTCCTGGATATCGGAAGTAGGTGGCTTCGCTGTTGGAGAATACTGGGACGGAAATGCTGCCACCTTAGAATGGTGGGTTAATAACTCTGGGGCTTCCGCTTTTGATTTCGCCTGTTATTATAGAATGAGAGATGCTTTTGAAGGAAACGATCTTACAAAGCTTCAGGAAGACATGCTGTGGAAGAGAAGTCCTATGCGGGCTGTAACCTTTGTGGCAAATCATGATACAGACGAGATCTATAATGGAAAAATGCTGGCATATGCCTATATTATGACCCACGAAGGATATCCAACCGTTTTTTATCAAGATTATGAGGAATGGCTTGATAAAGACAAATTAAATAACCTGATCTGGATTCATAATAATAAAGCTGGTGGCTCTACCAGTATCTTGCATGCCGATAATGATGAGTATATTGCTAAAAGGAATGGAGCACCAGGTTTAATCGTATATATTAATAATAGTAGCTCAAGGCAGGAACGTTGGGTTTCAACAAATTGGTATGGGCAGGTAATTAAGGATTATACAGGTAATTCTGGCTGGGAACCAATCACACAAGGAGATGGTTGGGTTAAGCTGGAAGTCCCGGCGAAATCCTATACTATCTGGTCAACTAAGTAA
- a CDS encoding tyrosine-type recombinase/integrase codes for MLFSEFIDYLSVEKNYSRHTIQAYSRDLEEFQQFIISEYEQEELLQVSYPQIRSWIVSLSERNISNRSINRKLSSLKAFYKFQLKTGNLEYSPMAKHKALKTSRKIQVPFSQDEVVEVMELLEEDSFSGLRDRFLIELLYSTGMRRAELINLKLANLDLTAETIKVLGKRNKERYIPLLKSLTPSAQKYLDARKEVENSQSDGYLFLTEKGAKIYESLVYRIINSYFSKVSGKLKKSPHILRHSFATHLLNQGANLNAVKELLGHSSLAATQIYTHNSIAELSKIHEAAHPRNNKN; via the coding sequence ATGCTTTTTTCTGAATTCATCGATTACCTTTCTGTAGAAAAGAATTATTCCCGGCATACCATTCAGGCCTATTCCAGGGACCTGGAAGAATTTCAGCAATTCATTATTTCAGAATATGAACAGGAAGAACTGTTACAGGTAAGTTATCCGCAGATTCGCAGCTGGATCGTTTCCCTTTCAGAAAGAAACATTTCAAACCGAAGCATCAACAGGAAGCTATCATCTTTGAAGGCTTTTTATAAATTCCAGTTGAAAACAGGGAATTTAGAGTATTCTCCGATGGCGAAACACAAAGCTCTTAAAACTTCGCGAAAAATTCAGGTTCCTTTCTCGCAGGATGAAGTGGTAGAGGTGATGGAATTGTTGGAGGAGGACAGTTTCAGTGGGCTTCGTGACCGTTTTCTAATTGAGCTATTGTATTCAACAGGAATGCGTCGTGCAGAACTTATCAATTTGAAACTGGCCAATCTGGACCTGACAGCTGAAACTATTAAAGTGCTTGGAAAGCGAAATAAAGAACGCTATATACCGCTGCTGAAATCCCTCACGCCAAGCGCACAGAAATACTTGGATGCCCGCAAAGAGGTTGAAAATAGCCAGAGTGACGGCTACCTTTTTTTAACGGAAAAGGGCGCGAAAATATACGAAAGCCTTGTTTATAGAATTATTAATAGTTATTTTAGTAAGGTGTCTGGTAAACTGAAGAAGAGTCCGCATATCCTGCGGCATTCATTTGCCACGCATTTATTGAACCAGGGAGCCAATCTCAACGCGGTGAAAGAGCTGCTGGGTCATTCCAGCCTGGCGGCGACTCA